One segment of Pelecanus crispus isolate bPelCri1 chromosome 2, bPelCri1.pri, whole genome shotgun sequence DNA contains the following:
- the HYCC1 gene encoding hyccin isoform X1: protein MLAVDTGVVEEWLSEFKTLPEASISSYATNLKDKSALISSLYKVIQEPQSELLEPVCHQLFEFYRSGEEQLLRFTLQFLPELMWCYLAVSASRDLQSSGCIEALLLGVYNLEIVDKEGHSKVLSFTIPSLSKPSVYHEPSSIGSMALTEGALSQHGLSRVVYSGPHPQREMLTAQNRFEVLTFLLLCYNAALSYMPAVSLQSLCQICSRICVCGYPRQQVRKYKGVNSRIPVSSEFMVQMLTGIYYAFYNGEWDLARKAMDDILYRAQLELYPEPLLVANAIKASLPQGAMKSSKEGTRCIQVEITPTSSRISRNAVTSMSIRGHRWKRHGNTDLGIQEELIEVSETDEGFYSRATSSTSQSALSNSSNTSSKNLSGKSQRRSGGSKAGGKEKEGETCREHLSRKQTQRAMSENLELVSLKRLTLTTSQSLPKPGSHSLARTTTTVFSKSFEQVSGVTVPNNRGGVSGTEANRFSACSLQEEKLIYGTERTDLPILSKQPNQQRPPSISITLSTD, encoded by the exons cttctgGAGCCAGTTTGCCATCAGCTCTTTGAGTTCTATCGCAGTGGTGAGGAACAGTTGCTACGATTTACGCTGCAGTTTCTGCCGGAATTGATGTGGTGCTATCTTGCTGTCTCAGCCAGCAGAGATTTGCAGAGCAGTGGATGCATAGAGGCTCTTCTCCTAGGAGTTTATAACTTG gaGATAGTTGACAAAGAGGGTCATAGCAAAGTGCTGAGTTTCACAATTCCATCTTTGTCCAAACCTTCAGTCTACCATGAA CCTTCCAGCATTGGCTCCATGGCTCTCACTGAAGGAGCTTTATCGCAGCATGGTTTGTCCAGGGTTGTATACAGTGGACCTCATCCTCAGCGGGAGATGTTAACAGCACAGAACAG GTTTGAAGTGCtgacttttcttctgctctgttaCAATGCTGCCTTAAGCTACATGCCTGCAGTTTCTCTTCAGTCGTTGTGTCAAATTTGTTCAAG AATTTGTGTCTGTGGATATCCTCGCCAACAAGTGAGAAAGTACAAGGGAGTCAACAGTAGGATTCCAGTTTCATCTGAATTCATGGTGCAAATGCTAACAGGGATTTATTATGCCTT TTATAATGGCGAATGGGATCTGGCTCGTAAAGCCATGGATGACATTTTGTATAGAGCACAGCTGGAACTGTATCCAGAACCTCTGCTG GTTGCTAATGCAATAAAAGCTTCACTGCCTCAGGGTGCCATGAAATCTAGTAAAGAAGGTACAAGATGCATTCAGGTTGAAATTACACCTACTTCATCCAGAATATCAAGAAATGCTGTGACTAGTATGTCTATCCGAGGGCATAGATGGAAAAGGCATG GTAATACTGATTTAGGAATTCAAGAAGAACTGATAGAAGTATCTGAAACTGATGAAGGATTTTACTCTAGGGCTACTTCTAGTACAAGTCAGTCTGCCCTATCTAACAGCAGCAACACGAGCAGTAAGAACCTTTCAGGGAAGAGCCAACGAAGGTCAGGAGGAAGCaaagctggaggaaaagaaaaagaaggagaaacCTGCAGAGAACACTTGTCACGAAAACAAACTCAGAGAGCCATGAGTGAGAATCTAGAGCTTGTCTCTCTGAAGAGACTGACACTGACAACTAGCCAGTCCCTGCCTAAGCCTGGCAGCCATAGTCTGGCCAGAACGACCACTACTGTGTTTAGTAAATCCTTTGAACAGGTCAGTGGTGTCACAGTACCGAATAATCGTGGTGGTGTATCTGGTACAGAGGCAAACAGGTTTTCAGCTTGCAGTCTTCAGGAGGAAAAACTGATATATGGAACAGAAAGAACAGATCTTCCCATTTTAAGCAAACAACCTAATCAGCAGCGACCTCCTAGTATTAGCATAACTTTGTCAACAGATTAA